The Armatimonadota bacterium DNA segment TGCATCGATCCCGGCCCGTCGCCGGGCAGCATCACCGATGCGGACGAGCCCCTCAGCGCCGCCACGGCCTTCTCTACAACCAACTGTTGAACGTCTTGAACGCCCAATCCCTGGTTGATTGCGAGCGCCAGGTCCGTGATGACGTCGGAAGCATCGGACAGTATTGGTTCGTTGGAGACGCGATTGCTCATAAGTACTCATACCATCTATCGAACAAAAGGCTTAGCAACTTTACACCGCGGATAAGAGCCGCCCGCGCGAAGCGGCTTAGATGCCCACCGACTGCCGGGGTCAGGAACGCGCGGTTCCGGGTTGGGCGTGCCGTTGGTCGGGCGGCGGAGTGGCCGCGTTTGTGCGGACGGCGCCAAACGCAGAGAGGGGGCGGAGCCTAAGCCCCGCCCCCTCTCTTCTACCGCAGGTCCTCGATCAGCGCGAACGAGCGACTCGGTAGTAATGACTGTTCGCCCGTCGGAGCCTTGCGGAGTACCGACGCTGCGCCCGATACCTGGACCGATAATAGGCCGCCTGCCGTCTGGCACGGCGTTCCCGGGCCAATTCCCGACTGCGGCGCGAAGTCCGGGAATCGTGGTATTTCTTCCAAAGGTAAACGGAGCCCGCCGCCCCCGCAATGCCCGCGTCACGGGATTTCCGGTGACTCAACAGGTACGCCGAAACGGCGGTCGCCCCGATAGCCGCGTTCTTCGCCTCGTTTTCACCGGCGAAGGCTGCAACCGGCACTACACTTGCGCTGATGCAGAAAAGAAGCCCAAAGGCAATAACCCTGCTTTTCATCATGTTCCTCCTGTACGGCCGGCTCAATCCGTTGTGGCCGCTCCTATACGAATAGACTACCACACGTTGCTTCGAGGTAAAACTACGTTCGGGTCATAGCGGCCAAAATCGGATATAGGATCGCGCCATACGATTTCGCAACGCCGGGAGCACACACGCGGAGAGGGGGCGGAGCATCAGCCCCGCCCCCTCTATACACCGTCGGCCGGATCAGCGCGCCCAAGCGGCGCGAGCAGCCTTTGCCCTGTTCGATCTCTGCCTCACGGCATAGCGACGCTGAGACGCGGAACGCGAGTTGGCATATGCCGCATGGCGCCGGTACCGCACCTGCTGGGCCAGCGCACGCTTGCGGCGCGCCTTCTTGGAATCGTCATACTTCTTCCAAAGGTACACGGAACCCGCTGCGCCCACGATGCCGGCATTGCGGCTCTTCTTCTGGCTCAACAGGTACGCCGAGATGGCAGTGACGCCGATGGCCGTGTTCTTTGCCTTCTGCTCGTTAGCGAGAGCGGCAACCGGCACGATACTCGCGCCAATGCAGAATAGAAGCCCGAAGGCTATAGCTCTGATATTCATCCTACAAATCCCTCACGGCCGAGCGCAGTGCGTTTACTCGATACGGCCGTTCTTTCATACTCATGGTACCCACTCTTGCCTGGTTGCGAAACAGCGGACCCATTATGGCGACAACAATGGCATATATACCTGACGCACAAAGCCCCGAGCATGACCGCGGTACGCCGCTGGCCGTCGCCGGTTATTATTTCTGGAGCCTCGCCGGCCTGGCGATCGCATATCCCTACCTTCCGCTGTACTGGAGATCGCTGGGGTGTTCCCAGCACGAGATCCACACGCTTCTGACAGCGCTTGGGCTGGGCGGCCTGATCGCGCAGGCGCCGCTCGGGTATCTTTCGGACCGGGGCGGGAAACGCCGCCGATTCGTGGTCGGCCTGATGGGCACCGGCGGCCTAACCATGCTGGCGTACGGGCTGAGCCATTCGTTCTGGGTGGTTCTGGGGCTGACGCTTGTGCAAAGCGCCTGCTTCCGTTCGGCGGATGCGCTGGTCCAGGCGCTCGTTGGAGACTGGGTGTCGGGGACGCGGATGGCCACGCTCTTCGGCCGCGTGCGCCTTGCCGGGAGCGTAGGGTGGTTTTCGTCGCTTTTGTTGTCAGCGCGGGTGGCGCTGATGACGGACACGCGGCCGTTGCACGCGGCGGAGTGGGCAACGCCGATGTTTCTGGTCGTAGCCGGGTGCAATTTCGCGGCGGCAGGCTCGATACTGATCGCCCGATCCGCGCCCGCGCGGAAGCGGCTGAGCATCGGTCCGATCGCAGCGTTGACGACTGTTGTGCGAGCGCCGGGAGTCGGGCGGTTTCTCCTGGCCGTGCTGCTGTTCTGGACGGGCCTGCAGAGCGTTTCGGCCTTCCTGAGTTTGCTGTTGCAGCAGATGGGCGCGGGTCACGAGATCATCAGCATGGCGTTTGTGGTGAGCGCCATAGCCGAGACGCCGTTCATCCTGCTGGCGGGCAGAATGGCGGGACGGTGGGGCGAGCGGCGGCTCCTGATGGTCGCCTTCGGGGCCATGCCGATACGCCTGGCGATCCTGGCGTTCATGCCGACGCCTGAGTGGGCGTATGTGTCCCAGGCGCTTCACAGCGTTACGTACGGGCTTGCACTTGTGGGAACGGTGGCGTTCATGAATCACCACCTGCCCGGCACGCTTCGCGCATCCGGACAGGCAGCGCTTGGCGTGGTGTTGAGCGCATCGAACACGCTGGCGCCGTTCCTCGGGGGATTCATCGTCCCATGGGGCGGTTACAAGGGAGCGTTCGCGGCCATGGCCGCGATCACGATGGTTGGTTGGGCGATTCTGGGGAGCACCCGTGAAGACATCGGACAGAAGAACAAAAATCAGCAAGGGACCGGTGTCGGATCAGGGCCCGACGGCCTGTCTCCAGCCGATGCCTAGCCCGGACGCGCCCAACGCATCCGTGAAGATGAGTGACGAATACGGCGGTTTCGCGCTCCTGAACCTTTTCGACCTCGGCCTGACCGCGCTCATCTTCCAGCATGGCGGCCGCGAGATCAACCCGGTGGGCTACCACGTTATGGTCCGTTTCGGCCTGAGCGGCTACACACTGTTCAAGTTCGCGCTGGTGGGCGCTGTGATCCTTGCCTGCGAGCGCATTTACGCGATCAAGCCCGAGTCAGCGCGCCGCCTGATCAACAGCGCCAACCTCATCTATCTGGGCGTGGTGCTGTGGGAATGCGTTCTCATCGCGTTCCATTAAGCAATCCGGCGCTACCGGGATGCCAGCGTTATTCGGATGGACGGCGCCGGGGAGGGTGCCCCCCGGCGCCGCATTGAAGGTGTGGACGGCCCTATACGGCCAACTCGGTCGGCCGTTCCGCCAGCTTCAGTTTCACGGTCAGCGTTTCTCCGTCGCGGAACACCGTGAACTCGACGCTGTCGCCGATATTCTTCGCGTGAAGCGCCGTCTGGAGTTCGCTCACCGTTCCCACGCGCGCGCCATCCACTTTCACGACAATGTCGTTTCTCTGAAGGCCCGCCTTTGCCGCCGGCCCGCCGGGGTACGGCGCGCGGAGCACGACGCCCTGGGGCAGGTTGTACCACTGGACGGCGGAGGGGGAGATATCGCCATAGTCCACTCCGATCCACGGCAGGCGGATGTGGCCGGTCTTGGCGATATCGTCGAGGATCGCGCGTGCGGTATTCACGGGAACGGCGAAGCCGATGCCCACGTTGCCCTGGCTGCCCCGGACACTGGCGATGGCGGTGTTGATGCCGATGAGCCGCCCGGTGCTATCCACCAGCGCTCCGCCGGAGTTCCCGGGGTTGATGGCGGCGTCCGTCTGGATCAGCCCTTCAAGAGGCCCCTGTTCACCCTGGATGCTGCGGCCGAGCGCGCTCACGATTCCTGATGTGACACTTCGCGTCAATCCGAGCGGGTTTCCGATAGCGATGGTCCTCTGGCCGACCTGCAGCTCATCGGAATTACCCAACGGCGCGACGGGCAGGTTTTTCTCGTTGATCTTCACGATCGCCAGATCCGACCGCGGATCGGCGCCTCGAACCTGGCCTTCCATCGGCTTCTTTCCCGGGATGGTGACAGTCACGGTGGGAGAGGTGCGTCCGTCCGGCATGGAGACCACGTGTTTGTTCGTCAGGATAAAGCCGTCGGAGCGAACGATGACACCGGACCCCTGGCCCTGGAACTGCTGCACAGGGTTGAACCAGTCATTCGTTTCAACGGTGCCCTGAACCATGATGGACACCACGGTGGGGTCCATTTTCTTCACCACGCTGATCGTGGTTTCCTCATCGGGCTGCAGGCGTCCCTGAGCCATGACGACATATTTCCCCTCGTGGCCCTGGAAGACCTGCACGGCCACAAAGGCGACCATGGCCCCCAGGAGGAAAAGCGCTATGCTGCGTCCTCGTTTCATGCGTACCCCCAAATCGTTCTACCGGTTTGACAACTGCTGTACATAATTGACGCGCAGCATCGACACCACGTTCTGCATTTCTCTGCGCGACTCATCATCCAGGTGCGACTCGATCTGCGCGACGAGATAGGTAACCGAATCGATAGCGACCTTCGCCTGGTCGAGATCGCGGTCCATCTCTCCTGTGAACGGGCTTGGAGTGAGCCCCATCCAGGCCCAGGCGCCGTTGGACAACAGGCTGACAGTCGTCTTCAAAAGGCCATATACATCGATCGGCGGCA contains these protein-coding regions:
- a CDS encoding DUF5658 family protein, which produces MSDEYGGFALLNLFDLGLTALIFQHGGREINPVGYHVMVRFGLSGYTLFKFALVGAVILACERIYAIKPESARRLINSANLIYLGVVLWECVLIAFH
- a CDS encoding trypsin-like peptidase domain-containing protein yields the protein MKRGRSIALFLLGAMVAFVAVQVFQGHEGKYVVMAQGRLQPDEETTISVVKKMDPTVVSIMVQGTVETNDWFNPVQQFQGQGSGVIVRSDGFILTNKHVVSMPDGRTSPTVTVTIPGKKPMEGQVRGADPRSDLAIVKINEKNLPVAPLGNSDELQVGQRTIAIGNPLGLTRSVTSGIVSALGRSIQGEQGPLEGLIQTDAAINPGNSGGALVDSTGRLIGINTAIASVRGSQGNVGIGFAVPVNTARAILDDIAKTGHIRLPWIGVDYGDISPSAVQWYNLPQGVVLRAPYPGGPAAKAGLQRNDIVVKVDGARVGTVSELQTALHAKNIGDSVEFTVFRDGETLTVKLKLAERPTELAV
- a CDS encoding MFS transporter → MAYIPDAQSPEHDRGTPLAVAGYYFWSLAGLAIAYPYLPLYWRSLGCSQHEIHTLLTALGLGGLIAQAPLGYLSDRGGKRRRFVVGLMGTGGLTMLAYGLSHSFWVVLGLTLVQSACFRSADALVQALVGDWVSGTRMATLFGRVRLAGSVGWFSSLLLSARVALMTDTRPLHAAEWATPMFLVVAGCNFAAAGSILIARSAPARKRLSIGPIAALTTVVRAPGVGRFLLAVLLFWTGLQSVSAFLSLLLQQMGAGHEIISMAFVVSAIAETPFILLAGRMAGRWGERRLLMVAFGAMPIRLAILAFMPTPEWAYVSQALHSVTYGLALVGTVAFMNHHLPGTLRASGQAALGVVLSASNTLAPFLGGFIVPWGGYKGAFAAMAAITMVGWAILGSTREDIGQKNKNQQGTGVGSGPDGLSPADA
- a CDS encoding DUF1844 domain-containing protein; protein product: MESDENTEVAQDASVHANNAPPEPAADEGVSTDEGAPQMPPIDVYGLLKTTVSLLSNGAWAWMGLTPSPFTGEMDRDLDQAKVAIDSVTYLVAQIESHLDDESRREMQNVVSMLRVNYVQQLSNR